The Pseudomonas extremaustralis genome contains a region encoding:
- a CDS encoding SulP family inorganic anion transporter gives MNSQTDTPVVVPPNRSQDLLAGLSIAGLLLPEAVAYSSIAALPPQAGVIALFAGLVCYGLFGTSRFAIVSATSSSAAVLAAATASLAGDDPALRLSLAFGLVLLIGVFFLLAGLLRLGGVTSFIAKPVLRGFAFGLALTIILKQLASVVGVHLTDNNLIRFLPQLLEQLPRWNWPAAAVAAVALIVLWLCARVPRLPGGLVVIVLGIAAGQGLNLQAHGVALIGLIDLRLELGHLPVLPFADWLRLGELAFALVMILYAESYGSISSFALKHGDRVSSNRDLLALGAANLVSGLFHGMPTGAGYSATSANEAAGAYSRLAGIVAALVILVIVLTVLPYVALTPEPVLAAVVIYALAQGLSLQPLGRYFLWRRDRLLVVCAVAAVLVLGVLDGLLLSVAMSVVLMLRQMSAADIQVLGRLGDSHDFVDRQHHGDAQPVPGTLIIRPSEALFFANAERILGAALRLIRHSSAHTVVLSMEESPDLDGTSVEALAGFFAQVRGEGKQLVLARVRHDAHEVLQSLPEAAEPQVLLSGLSVDGAVKLALQGNSQA, from the coding sequence TTGAACAGTCAAACCGATACGCCAGTTGTTGTGCCGCCTAATCGTTCCCAGGACTTGCTCGCCGGGTTATCCATTGCCGGGTTATTGCTGCCGGAGGCCGTGGCCTATTCCAGCATCGCCGCGCTGCCGCCCCAGGCTGGGGTCATTGCGTTGTTTGCCGGGCTGGTGTGTTACGGCCTGTTTGGCACCAGTCGTTTTGCCATTGTGTCGGCCACGTCGTCTTCGGCCGCCGTATTGGCTGCGGCCACGGCCAGCCTGGCCGGTGACGATCCGGCGTTGAGGCTGTCCCTGGCCTTCGGGCTGGTGCTGCTCATTGGTGTGTTCTTTCTGTTGGCCGGGCTGCTCAGGCTCGGTGGCGTGACCTCGTTTATCGCCAAACCGGTATTGCGCGGGTTTGCCTTCGGCCTGGCGCTGACCATCATCCTCAAGCAATTGGCCAGTGTGGTGGGCGTGCACCTGACCGATAACAACCTGATCCGCTTCCTGCCGCAGTTGCTGGAGCAACTGCCGCGCTGGAATTGGCCCGCTGCGGCGGTGGCGGCCGTGGCATTGATCGTCCTCTGGCTATGTGCCCGCGTTCCGCGCTTGCCCGGCGGGCTGGTGGTGATCGTGCTGGGCATTGCCGCTGGCCAGGGCCTGAACCTGCAAGCCCACGGCGTGGCGCTGATCGGCCTGATCGACTTGCGCCTGGAACTGGGGCATCTGCCGGTACTGCCGTTTGCCGACTGGCTGCGCCTGGGGGAATTGGCGTTTGCATTGGTCATGATTTTGTACGCAGAGTCTTACGGCTCCATCAGTTCCTTCGCCCTCAAGCATGGCGACCGCGTGTCATCCAACCGCGATTTGCTCGCGCTGGGGGCGGCCAACCTGGTGTCCGGGTTGTTCCACGGCATGCCGACGGGCGCCGGATACTCGGCGACTTCGGCCAACGAGGCAGCCGGTGCCTATTCGCGGTTGGCCGGGATCGTTGCGGCGTTGGTGATTCTGGTGATTGTGCTGACCGTGTTGCCGTATGTGGCGCTCACGCCGGAGCCAGTGCTGGCGGCGGTGGTCATCTATGCCCTGGCTCAAGGTCTGAGCTTGCAGCCCTTGGGGCGTTACTTCCTGTGGCGGCGCGACCGCTTGCTGGTGGTGTGTGCGGTCGCGGCCGTGCTGGTGCTCGGCGTGCTGGATGGTTTGCTGCTGTCGGTCGCGATGAGTGTGGTGTTGATGTTGCGCCAGATGTCGGCAGCGGATATCCAGGTGCTGGGGCGCCTAGGCGATAGTCATGACTTCGTGGACCGCCAGCACCATGGCGATGCGCAGCCCGTTCCGGGGACGTTGATCATCCGGCCGAGCGAAGCGCTGTTTTTCGCCAATGCCGAGCGCATCCTCGGCGCCGCCCTGCGCTTGATCCGTCACTCATCCGCACACACGGTGGTGTTGAGCATGGAAGAGTCCCCCGACCTTGACGGTACCAGCGTTGAAGCGCTGGCCGGATTCTTTGCCCAGGTGCGGGGAGAGGGCAAGCAACTGGTACTGGCGCGGGTGCGCCATGATGCCCATGAGGTGTTGCAGTCACTGCCCGAAGCTGCGGAGCCACAGGTGTTGCTCAGTGGTTTGAGTGTCGACGGTGCGGTGAAACTGGCGCTGCAGGGCAATTCCCAGGCATAA
- a CDS encoding serine/threonine transporter: MNDQANSVDERYATTPVTLTSWSRQDTTWMLGLFGTAIGAGTLFLPINAGLGGFWPLMVLAVLAFPMTFFAHRGLTRFVLSGREGSDITDVVEEHFGIRAGALITLLYFFAIFPILLIYSVALTNTVGSFMEHQLHLQPPPRAILSFVLILGLLAVVRCGEQAIVKAMSLMVYPFIVALLFLAVYLVPHWNGGILSTASEVPAPSALLNTLWLAIPVMVFSFNHSPIISAFAVDQKRQYGVNADERSSQILSRAHLLMVVMVLFFVFSCVLTLSPAQLAEAKQQNLSILSYLANHFNNPTIAFAAPLIAFVAIAKSFLGHYIGASEGLKGLVLKSGRRPTPKALDRMTAAFMLVVCWIVATLNPSILRMIETLGGPIIASILFLMPMYAIRKVPAMAKYRGQASNVFVTAVGLVAITALIYSLLS; this comes from the coding sequence ATGAATGATCAGGCCAATAGCGTCGACGAACGCTATGCAACGACACCTGTAACCCTCACAAGCTGGAGCCGCCAGGACACCACTTGGATGCTCGGCCTGTTTGGCACCGCCATTGGCGCCGGGACCTTGTTCTTGCCGATCAACGCCGGCCTCGGAGGATTCTGGCCGTTGATGGTCCTGGCGGTGCTGGCGTTCCCGATGACGTTCTTTGCCCACCGTGGCCTGACCCGTTTTGTACTGTCCGGTCGGGAAGGTTCCGACATCACCGATGTGGTCGAAGAACATTTCGGCATCCGCGCCGGTGCACTGATCACCTTGCTGTACTTCTTCGCGATTTTCCCGATCCTGCTGATCTACAGCGTGGCGCTGACCAATACCGTCGGCAGCTTCATGGAGCACCAGTTGCACCTCCAGCCACCGCCACGGGCGATCCTGTCGTTCGTACTGATCCTTGGCCTGCTGGCCGTGGTGCGCTGCGGCGAGCAAGCCATCGTCAAGGCCATGAGCCTGATGGTGTATCCGTTTATCGTGGCGTTGCTGTTCCTGGCGGTGTACCTGGTGCCCCATTGGAATGGCGGGATTCTCAGCACCGCCAGCGAGGTGCCGGCACCTTCCGCGTTGCTCAATACGCTGTGGCTGGCGATTCCGGTGATGGTGTTCTCGTTCAACCATTCGCCGATCATCTCGGCCTTTGCGGTGGACCAGAAGCGCCAGTATGGGGTGAACGCCGATGAGCGCAGTTCGCAGATCCTGTCCCGCGCGCACCTGTTGATGGTGGTGATGGTGCTGTTCTTCGTATTCAGCTGTGTGTTGACGTTGTCGCCGGCGCAGTTGGCTGAAGCCAAGCAGCAGAACCTGTCGATCCTGTCGTACCTGGCCAACCACTTCAATAATCCGACCATCGCGTTTGCTGCGCCGTTGATCGCGTTCGTGGCGATCGCCAAGTCGTTCCTGGGCCACTACATCGGCGCCAGCGAAGGTCTCAAGGGCCTGGTGCTCAAAAGCGGGCGTCGCCCCACGCCAAAGGCGCTGGACCGCATGACTGCCGCCTTCATGCTGGTGGTGTGTTGGATCGTCGCCACGCTCAATCCCAGCATCCTGCGCATGATCGAGACCCTGGGCGGGCCGATCATTGCGTCGATCCTGTTCTTGATGCCGATGTACGCGATCCGCAAGGTGCCGGCCATGGCCAAGTACCGTGGGCAGGCGTCCAACGTGTTTGTCACGGCCGTGGGCCTGGTGGCGATTACCGCGCTGATTTATTCGTTGCTGTCCTGA
- a CDS encoding 2-hydroxyacid dehydrogenase, with translation MPVTVLVLVETINDYLSIIESNDFHVILAPTPAERSQAIKAHGGRIQAVLTRGPLGLYAEEIAALPLLEIICVIGAGFEHVDLQAASNRGIVVTNGAGVNAPSVADHAMALLLSLVRGIPQTDAAVRRGEWPKVMRPSLCGKQLGILGLGAVGLEIATRAALGFGMQVSYHNRQPRDDVDYTYCASPVELARTSDFLILATPGGPGTRHLIDRYALDALGPNGFLVNIGRGSVIVTADLVTALEQRRIGGAALDVFDDEPQVPDALKRLSNTVLTSHVAGLSPEAAHDTVQRVADNLVEYFAGRPVLTPVALPAPEK, from the coding sequence ATGCCTGTCACCGTGCTGGTCCTGGTTGAAACCATCAACGACTACCTGTCGATCATCGAAAGCAACGACTTCCACGTCATCCTGGCGCCGACCCCGGCCGAACGCAGTCAGGCGATCAAGGCCCACGGCGGGCGGATTCAAGCGGTCCTGACCCGCGGCCCGCTGGGCTTGTATGCCGAGGAAATCGCCGCCTTGCCATTGCTGGAAATCATCTGCGTGATCGGTGCTGGCTTCGAGCATGTCGACCTGCAGGCCGCGAGCAACCGCGGGATTGTGGTCACCAACGGCGCCGGGGTGAATGCGCCGTCGGTGGCAGACCATGCCATGGCGCTGCTGCTGTCGCTGGTGCGCGGCATTCCCCAGACAGACGCGGCCGTAAGGCGCGGCGAATGGCCCAAGGTGATGCGCCCTTCCCTGTGCGGTAAACAACTGGGCATTCTCGGGCTGGGAGCGGTCGGCCTGGAGATCGCCACGCGGGCCGCCCTGGGCTTCGGTATGCAAGTGAGCTACCACAACCGCCAGCCCCGCGATGACGTGGACTACACCTATTGCGCATCGCCCGTGGAACTGGCGCGCACCTCGGACTTCCTGATCCTGGCCACGCCCGGCGGCCCCGGGACTCGCCACCTGATCGATCGTTATGCCCTGGACGCCCTGGGCCCGAACGGCTTCCTGGTGAACATCGGCCGTGGCAGCGTGATCGTCACCGCCGACCTCGTCACCGCCCTTGAACAACGCCGTATCGGCGGCGCGGCCCTGGACGTGTTCGACGACGAGCCCCAGGTGCCCGACGCCCTCAAGCGCCTGAGCAATACCGTGCTCACCTCCCATGTCGCCGGCCTGTCGCCGGAAGCGGCCCACGACACCGTGCAACGGGTGGCCGACAACCTGGTGGAATACTTCGCCGGCCGCCCGGTACTCACGCCCGTGGCCTTGCCAGCGCCCGAAAAATGA